The Acidobacteriota bacterium region CCACCGCCCGGTAGCCGTTTCCGAACCGGGTTTCGCCCTGGCCATTGAGGCTGGCGCCTCCCTGTTCCATGCTGTCTTTGATCAGGTACCCATCCAACTCCAGAGAGCTGGTCTGGTTGGGCCGGGTCCGAAGGGCGAAGCCATGTCCGAAGCCACGCTTGGAGTAGTAGTCCTCATGGAAGATGATGTCGGTGCTCCGGCCCAGGACCAGATAGATCGACTGGCTCAACCGCCGGCCCTTGTTGTCGGAGGAGCCGGTGCTGGGAAGCAGGAATCCGCTGGAACGTTCCTTCTTCTCCGTGGGAATCGACATGAAGGGGAAGTAGAAGACCGGGATGTTCTTGATCTTGAAGAAGGTGTGGTGAATTCGAGCCCTCTCGCCGCTCGTGATGGTCCCCTTTTTGACGGTGAAGCTCCACTTGGGGACGGCTTCCTCACAAGCGGTCAGAAAACCGTTTCGCGCTTCATAGCTGTCGGGACCGGTCTTGTGCAGGGTCTCTGCCTGGACCAGGATGTTCCTGTCGGTCGAGCCCTCCACTTGCCTTAGAATCCCCGTTTGGGTTTCCAGGTTCAGCTCTCCGTCGGAACCCTTGAGCCGCAGGTCCCCCCGTTTCACCTCGAAACTCTCCAGGATCAGGAGCTGGCCGGTCCGGGAATCGTAGGTCATCCTCCCGGCTTCGATGGTGCCGTCCTGATGGGTGACGACCACCTGCCCTTCGGCAACCCAGAGATCCTTCGATTCCCGGGCGAGCCGGTCGGCCTCGATGGTGACGGGTCCGTGCTCGGACACCAGTTCGACCCTTGCCCGGTCCCGGGATTGGCCCATGGCGGGGAGGGCCAGCAGCAGTAGAATCCCAACGGCAGACACGGGTCAAAGATAGTAGCAGAATTGCTCGGAAGCCCGTTTCGTCGGCCTGCCGACTCCGTTGCCTCCTGGAGTGGTGACTAAGAACTGCGGCGTCGGTGATCGTATCGATGTCATCTTGACGGTGTCCTTTGACGTTATGTACCAAAGTTGGTACTCTCCAATGTGGCTCAGGGGTTCAAACGGTTGCCCGCATATTTTTACCGGACCGACGGCGGTCGAGAGCCAGTTCGCGAGTGGCTCCGGAGCCTTCACCCAGTTGATCGGAAGATCATCGGCGAGGACATCAAAGATGTCGAGTACTCTTTTCCGATCGGTATTTCGCTCGTGCGCTCGCTGGGTCGCGGCCTCTGGGAAGTCCGTAGCAATCTGACCGGTGGCAAGATAGGACGGGTGATCTTCTGCATTGAAGAGAGCCGAATGGTGCTGCTGAACGGATTTATCAAGAAGAGCCGGAAGACACCGCGTAGGGAAATCGATTTGGCGCTCAGACGCAAACAGGGAAAGGAACGATGAAGAAGAATATTGGAAGCTCATTTGACAGCTGGCTGTGCGAGGAAGGCATCCGGGAGGAAGTCACAGCCGTGGCCATCAAGCGTGTACTAGTTCGCCAACTGGA contains the following coding sequences:
- a CDS encoding type II toxin-antitoxin system RelE/ParE family toxin codes for the protein MPAYFYRTDGGREPVREWLRSLHPVDRKIIGEDIKDVEYSFPIGISLVRSLGRGLWEVRSNLTGGKIGRVIFCIEESRMVLLNGFIKKSRKTPRREIDLALRRKQGKER